A part of Silurus meridionalis isolate SWU-2019-XX chromosome 18, ASM1480568v1, whole genome shotgun sequence genomic DNA contains:
- the irak3 gene encoding interleukin-1 receptor-associated kinase 3: MSSKLEPSTYLFDVPPLLMETFCKVMDCGFDSLGWRGLAARILPNWLELRCSEMHAAAGKSPTHELLWSWAQQNKTVADLITVLEDMGHYRALDLFRSRDSYKDPPSPLTAQNISKPLPHNEEPCPCTDLHYECVLDEGRQKKARITYQEVIVGTRNFHQDLKIGGNTFAEVYKGRRGNENFAVKVFKQGNKKSWKALWEKFKTEIEVLQFYDHPNILELWGSFSVDECYCLVCPFMSNGSLCHKLHNEETKSPLTWQERIEIIKGTAKAVHHLHTAQPCKVICGNITSSNILLDEHLQPKLSDFGMARLRPHTVNQSWTITMDTGPRSNLAYLPEEYIRDGKLSVKLDIYSFGMVILETCTGKKVMQETPKQALLRDLLSLEAEEKGCVDACLCFLDSRAGEWSTAAALCLLRLGLECTSTKARARPSMDNVLEKLSELLPFPFALDEQPQTLDDMTPAFIPLADHRLSSSLPEEHDEMLKPNLPEHTEPRECSQSEVTFVGKNERGMCLRSISAVNGKNEDGVVQCLLTDGDPALDLYSSWPVECSCAAGAEMGCEDCCANGFSHNPSYSPQDDKRQPFESTVENPAKRRLQYKIQLYNQGLLKTEELLSMTSD, encoded by the exons ATGTCCAGCAAACTGGAGCCATCCACCTACCTGTTCGACGTGCCTCCGCTTTTAATGGAGACATTTTGTAAAGTAATGGACTGCGGGTTCGACAGTCTCGGATGGAGAGGTTTGG CGGCTCGTATTCTGCCCAACTGGCTGGAGCTCAGATGCTCCGAGATGCACGCAGCTGCTGGAAAGAGCCCGACCCACGAGCTGCTCTGGTCCTGGGCTCAGCAGAACAAAACTGTAGCGGATCTGATCACGGTTCTGGAAGATATGGGACACTACCGGGCACTCGACCTGTTCCGTTCTCGCG aCTCCTACAAAGACCCACCATCTCCCTTAACAGCCCAGAACATTTCTAAG CCTCTGCCTCACAATGAAGAACCATGCCCGTGTACAGATCTTCACTATGAGTGTGTACTCGATGAAG GCAGACAAAAGAAAGCTCGAATCACATACCAAGAGGTCATAGTGGGAACTAGGAATTTTCATCAGGATTTGAAAATTGGAGGAAACACGTTTGCAGAGGTTTACAAGGGAAGGCGAGGAAACGAAAACTTTGCTGTGAAGGTTTTCAAGCAG GGGAACAAGAAGTCTTGGAAGGCTTTGTGGGAAAAATTCAAAACAGAAATTGAAGTATTACAGTT CTATGATCATCCCAATATCTTGGAGCTGTGGGGTAGTTTTTCAGTGGATGAGTGCTACTGTTTGGTCTGTCCGTTCATGTCTAATGGATCTCTGTGTCATAAACTGCATAATGAG GAAACCAAGAGTCCCCTGACATGGCAGGAAAGAATCGAaattattaaagggacagcgaAGGCTGTACATCATCTGCACACCGCTCAGCCTTGCAAGGTTATATGCGGAAACATCACAAG TTCAAACATTTTGCTGGATGAACATTTGCAGCCCAAACTGTCTGATTTTGGAATGGCTCGTCTCAGACCCCACACTGTAAACCAGAGCTGGACCATCACCATGGACACAGGGCCCCGCAGCAACCTGGCCTACTTACCAGAGGAGTACATACGTGATGGCAAATTATCTGTTAAATTAGACATTTACAGCTTTGGTATG GTCATTCTGGAGACATGTACAGGCAAGAAAGTAATGCAGGAGACACCAAAGCAAGCATTATTG AGGGATTTGCTGAGTTTAGAGGCAGAAGAGAAGGGCTGTGTGGATGCCTGCCTGTGCTTTTTGGACTCCAGAGCAGGAGAATGGTCCACTGCAGCTGCCCTCTGCCTGCTCCGTTTAGGCCTGGAGTGTACAAGCACCAAAGCTCGAGCCAGACCAAGCATGGACAAT GTGCTAGAGAAGCTTAGCGAGcttcttccttttccttttgCCCTGGATGAGCAGCCACAAACCCTGGATGACATGACTCCAGCTTTCATTCCTCTTGCTGATCATAGGCTGAGCTCCAGCCTGCCTGAAGAGCATGATGAAATGTTGAAGCCTAATCTCCCTGAACACACAGAACCTCGAGAGTGCAGCCAGTCAGAAGTTACTTTTGTGGGCAAGAATGAACGTGGTATGTGCCTGAGGAGCATCTCTGCTGTGAATGGAAAGAATGAAGATGGAGTTGTGCAATGCCTTCTGACAGATGGTGACCCTGCACTGGACCTATACAGCAGCTGGCCTGTTGAGTGCAGCTGTGCAGCTGGAGCAGAAATGGGCTGTGAGGACTGCTGTGCCAATGGATTTAGTCACAATCCATCATACAGCCCTCAAG ATGACAAAAGACAGCCTTTTGAAAGTACAGTTGAAAATCCTGCTAAAAGGAGGCTCCAGTATAAAATCCAGTTGTACAACCAAGGCTTACTCAAGACAGAGGAACTTCTGTCAATGACATCAGACTGA
- the dera gene encoding deoxyribose-phosphate aldolase isoform X2, with protein sequence MEERNPGMDLDLEWVSKVRVNTQAVLKRAQQVQGRKVAKKQWQAAWLLKAVTCIDLTTLSGDDTPSNVHRLCMKALQPIRHDLLKSMDMHDKGITTAAVCVYPSRVADAVRSLKAANSSIPVASVATGFPAGQTPLKTRLEEVRLAVEDGATEIDIVINRTLALTGQWAGLYDEIRQFRKACGDAHMKTILAVGELGTFTNVYKASLVSMMAGSDFIKTSTGKESVNATYPVAIVMVRAIRDYYLKTGHKCMCAVGWV encoded by the exons ATGGAGGAAAGAAATCCTGGAATGGATCTGG ATCTGGAGTGGGTATCAAAGGTCAGAGTGAACACCCAGGCAGTGCTGAAAAGAGCCCAGCAAGTTCAGGGCCGCAAGGTGGCAAAGAAACAGTGGCAG GCAGCCTGGCTTCTGAAGGCTGTGACGTGCATTGACCTGACGACACTCTCTGGTGATGACACGCCATCAAACGTCCACCGGCTGTGCATGAAAGCCTTGCAGCCAATCCGCCACGACCTGCTGAAGAGCATGGACATGCATGATAAAG gtaTTACAacagctgcagtgtgtgtttatccatCTCGTGTTGCTGACGCTGTAAGATCTTTAAAAGCAGCCAACTCTAGCATACCTGTTGCCTCTG TGGCAACTGGGTTTCCGGCTGGTCAGACTCCACTGAAGACACGTCTGGAAGAGGTGCGTTTGGCTGTAGAAGACGGGGCAACAGAAATTGACATCGTCATTAATCGGACATTGGCTCTTACTGGACAGTGGGCTG GTTTATATGATGAGATCCGGCAGTTCAGAAAAGCATGCGGTGATGCCCACATGAAGACCATTTTGGCAGTAGGAGAGCTGGGCACTTTCACCAACGTCTACAAAGCCAGTCTTGTGTCAATGATGGCAG GATCTGACTTCATCAAAACATCTACTGGCAAAGAGTCTGTTAATGCCACCTACCCAGTCGCGATAGTAATGGTCCGGGCCATTCGAGACTACTACTTAAAGACGGGTCACAAG TGTATGTGTGCTGTAGGTTGGGTTTAA
- the helb gene encoding DNA helicase B, with the protein MASRKFVKLVGYILPPKTNNMEEESENDDEEKETVPEFLDMNEMDAVSSGGFSSQQCAPAAGEVDFMCNGKKERVKGRFPLMNPWWEISCSAQKYKHKLVVHGYPSYKLRTDLKHDYRSMVSLFLKECDVDPFFVTRLMEWLPEDRYVDLINIEEVLCKFGEREDGQDANYAKSFCLNQVLVEYAGFYVRAATVYPSIMKYLPQLLPGQFLNLLKKGKEEEKEEKQHTKENEDNLEALPQNHFKVPLLARLEDLIKSDNMWKFGFGYIMYKEFRLVRCETTLQDFKSCELFSKMSPEYQNALNVYDEIKSYCSRSGHTYIDRKVLEQRMKMQMPENKVWDALAFLRTQGVLMVEKEKIALKNLYNYEKDIAECLQQLIEGEPWKIDLDVREVLRAEQRKRIRVPLSTNTGSSASGTNREDNKSEREFASDLDVDEEPEATAINLDPDQVQAAEMMCANAVTVISGKGGCGKTTVVSVIFKAAMEQQEKNGAVDESNEKEGEQKEDEKMPIKVLLTAPTGRAASLLTKKTSFTAYTMHQVLWSYMLAKKCPSGNPLNWKFAKVRVLVVDEGSLVCVQTLSSILSILINHAQLQKFIILGDIRQLPSIEPGNVLNDLFNSLKKVNWAIEMRTNHRAESELIVQNAGLIADMGVKKKFYPINYDATVDLGEKFTSNLPSNDKSFIEILLPKNEKDDDLQNSIKSLLNGKAPGLMDDASSQFIAYKRTECALINELCCKHYSGHTTKNCKNKMDFQINDKVCCTRNGYVTDKDKKEEAAKDKKDEADGIKIPKERLCNGEIFFITQDLTIKEDTSKKSIKSRYLTLDNKQGKKLTVDYSELMKECKLRHAWARTIHTFQGSEVKTIVFVLDNGISQTWKHVYTAVTRGQSRVYVITKMNGLENAIRGHVIKRNTRLEALVLDLLYDLGIAKKDFLSQLSQSQFNTPKLGSGMQNFLSTPFSSPGPSQAFKRVNNCENLSLQNLNNPASGFGDLSSASSSPGKRERIADNCTTPFKQMKVNTPVSCSKLQNLSLQSITPRKLFTKPPQSHQDQ; encoded by the exons ATGGCGTCCAGAAAATTCGTCAAATTGGTGGGTTACATTTTACCACCAAAGACAAACAACATGGAAGAAGAGTCCGAAAACGACGacgaagaaaaagagacagtgCCCGAGTTCCTGGATATGAACGAGATGGATGCTGTGTCTTCAGGGGGATTTAGCTCTCAGCAGTGTGCACCTGCGGCGGGTGAAG TGGATTTCATGTGTAATGGGAAGAAAGAACGTGTTAAGGGCCGATTTCCTCTCATGAACCCATGGTGGGAGATCTCCTGTAGTGCCCAGAAGTACAAACATAAACTGGTGGTCCATGGTTACCCGTCCTACAAACTGCGGACAGACCTGAAACATGATTACCGCAGTATGGTGTCACTCTTCCTAAAGGAGTGTGATGTGGATCCTTTTTTTGTTACCCGGTTGATGGAATGGTTGCCAGAAGACAGATATGTGGACCTCATTAACATAGAGGAAGTTCTATGCAAATTTGGGGAGAGAGAAGATGGGCAAGATGCTAATTATGCCAAGTCTTTTTGTCTGAATCAGGTATTAGTAGAAT ATGCAGGTTTTTATGTAAGAGCTGCCACCGTCTATCCTTCAATCATGAAATATCTGCCACAGTTGCTGCCAGGGCAGTTTTTAAATCtgctgaaaaaaggaaaagaggaagagaaggaggagaaacagcacacaaaagaaaatgagGATAACTTGGAGGCTTTACCACAGAATCATTTTAAGGTTCCTTTATTAGCCAGACTGGAAGACCTCATTAAGAGTGATAACATGTGGAAGTTTGGCTTTGGCTAT ATCATGTACAAAGAGTTTCGGTTAGTCAGATGTGAGACTACACTGCAGGATTTTAAGTCCTGTGAGCTATTTAGCAAAATGTCCCCAGAGTATCAGAATGCTCTGAATGTGTACGACGAAATTAAATCCTACTGTAGTCGTTCTGGCCACACCTACATCGATCGGAAGGTTCTGGAACAGAGGATGAAGATGCAGATGCCAGAAAACAAAGTTTGGGATGCCTTGGCCTTTCTCCGCACTCAGGGAGTGCTGATGGTAGAAAAGGAAAAGATTGCCCTGAAGAACCTTTACAACTATGAGAAAGATATTGCTGAATGTCTTCAACAGCTTATAGAGGGGGAACCCTGGAAGATTGACTTAGACGTAAGGGAGGTTCTCCGTGCCGAACAGCGTAAAAGAATAAGAGTCCCTCTTTCCACCAATACAGGGTCTTCTGCTTCAGGAACAAATAGGGAAGATAATAAGTCTGAGAGAGAGTTTGCTTCAGACTTGGATGTAGATGAGGAACCTGAAGCCACTGCAATAAACCTAGACCCAGACCAGGTGCAAGCAGCAGAGATGATGTGTGCCAATGCAGTGACGGTGATCAGTGGAAAAGGGGGCTGTGGTAAGACCACCGTGGTCAGTGTGATTTTTAAAGCTGCCATGGAGCAGCAGGAAAAGAACGGAGCGGTTGATGAGAGCAATGAAAAGGAGGGTGAGCAGAAAGAAGATGAAAAAATGCCAATAAAGGTTCTACTTACTGCTCCTACaggcagagctgcatcacttctcACCAAGAAAACCTCCTTTACAGCTTATACCATGCATCag GTCTTGTGGAGTTACATGCTTGCAAAAAAATGTCCAAGTGGGAATCCATTAAACTGGAAGTTTGCCAAAGTTCGAGTGCTGGTGGTAGATGAGGGaagtcttgtgtgtgtgcagacccTTTCTTCCATCCTGTCAATACTCATCAACCATGCACAGCTACAAAAGTTCATCATTCTGG GAGATATAAGGCAACTGCCCAGCATTGAACCAGGAAATGTCCTCAATGACCTTTTTAACAGTCTAAAGAAAGTAAACTGGGCCATTGAAATGCGCACCAATCACCGTGCTGAATCAGAGCTTATTGTCCAAAACGCTGGATT GATTGCAGATAtgggtgttaaaaaaaagttttatccTATAAACTATGATGCCACTGTGGATCTGGGCGAAAAATTCACATCAAACTTGCCATCAAATGACAAGAGTTTTATTGAGATTCTTCTTCCAAAAAATGAAAAGGATGATG ATCTCCAGAATTCTATAAAATCCTTGCTGAATGGCAAAGCACCAGGACTGATGGATGATGCGTCGTCACAATTTATTGCGTACAAAag GACAGAATGTGCTCTGATTAATGAGCTTTGCTGCAAGCATTATTCTGGCCATACCACCAA gaattgtaaaaacaaaatggaTTTTCAGATTAACGATAAAGTGTGTTGCACAAGGAACGGCTATGTGACcgataaagacaaaaaagaagaagcagccaAAGACAAAAAGGATGAGGCGGATGGAATTAAAATTCCAAAAGAGCGTTTGTGCAATggggagattttttttattacacag GATCTGACCATAAAGGAAGACACTTCAAAGAAGTCCATTAAATCAAGGTACCTGACTCTTGATAACAAGCAAGGCAAAAAGCTGACTGTTGACTACAGCGAGTTAATGAAAGAGTGTAAACTCCGGCATGCTTGGGCACGAACTATTCACACCTTTCAG GGCTCAGAGGTAAAGACTATCGTCTTTGTTCTTGACAATGGCATCTCTCAAACTTGGAAACACGTTTATACTGCAGTCACGAGGGGTCAGAGCCGTGTGTATGTCATAACAAAAATGAATGGGCTCGAGAACGCTATCCGAGGACACGTCATCAAACGCAACACACGACTAGAAGCTCTTGTTTTGGACTTGCTCTATGATTTAGGTATCGCAAAGAAAGATTTTCTCAGTCAGCTAAGTCAGTCTCAATTCAACACGCCAAAGCTAGGTTCTGGAATGCAGAATTTTCTATCAACACCATTTTCCAGCCCTGGTCCATCCCAAGCTTTCAAAAGAGTGAATAATTGTGAGAACTTGAGCTTGCAAAACCTGAATAACCCTGCTAGTGGGTTTGGTGACCTCAGTTCAGCGAGTTCAAGTCCcggtaaaagagagagaatcgCAGACAACTGCACCACACCATTCAAACAAATGAAG GTGAACACACCAGTGAGCTGCTCCAAGCTACAGAACTTGTCTCTTCAAAGCATCACTCCCAGAAAGCTTTTCACAAAACCACCTCAGTCACACCAGGACCAGTGA
- the dera gene encoding deoxyribose-phosphate aldolase isoform X1, translating into MEERNPGMDLDLEWVSKVRVNTQAVLKRAQQVQGRKVAKKQWQAAWLLKAVTCIDLTTLSGDDTPSNVHRLCMKALQPIRHDLLKSMDMHDKGITTAAVCVYPSRVADAVRSLKAANSSIPVASVATGFPAGQTPLKTRLEEVRLAVEDGATEIDIVINRTLALTGQWAGLYDEIRQFRKACGDAHMKTILAVGELGTFTNVYKASLVSMMAGSDFIKTSTGKESVNATYPVAIVMVRAIRDYYLKTGHKVGFKPAGGIRTAQEALVWLVLMKEELGDQWLTPHMFRLGASSLLGDIERQIYHYVTGRYPAHYELPMA; encoded by the exons ATGGAGGAAAGAAATCCTGGAATGGATCTGG ATCTGGAGTGGGTATCAAAGGTCAGAGTGAACACCCAGGCAGTGCTGAAAAGAGCCCAGCAAGTTCAGGGCCGCAAGGTGGCAAAGAAACAGTGGCAG GCAGCCTGGCTTCTGAAGGCTGTGACGTGCATTGACCTGACGACACTCTCTGGTGATGACACGCCATCAAACGTCCACCGGCTGTGCATGAAAGCCTTGCAGCCAATCCGCCACGACCTGCTGAAGAGCATGGACATGCATGATAAAG gtaTTACAacagctgcagtgtgtgtttatccatCTCGTGTTGCTGACGCTGTAAGATCTTTAAAAGCAGCCAACTCTAGCATACCTGTTGCCTCTG TGGCAACTGGGTTTCCGGCTGGTCAGACTCCACTGAAGACACGTCTGGAAGAGGTGCGTTTGGCTGTAGAAGACGGGGCAACAGAAATTGACATCGTCATTAATCGGACATTGGCTCTTACTGGACAGTGGGCTG GTTTATATGATGAGATCCGGCAGTTCAGAAAAGCATGCGGTGATGCCCACATGAAGACCATTTTGGCAGTAGGAGAGCTGGGCACTTTCACCAACGTCTACAAAGCCAGTCTTGTGTCAATGATGGCAG GATCTGACTTCATCAAAACATCTACTGGCAAAGAGTCTGTTAATGCCACCTACCCAGTCGCGATAGTAATGGTCCGGGCCATTCGAGACTACTACTTAAAGACGGGTCACAAG GTTGGGTTTAAGCCAGCAGGGGGTATTCGCACAGCACAGGAAGCCCTGGTGTGGCTGGTACTGATGAAGGAGGAGTTGGGTGACCAGTGGCTCACTCCTCACATGTTCCGCCTTGGAGCCAGCAGCTTGCTTGGAGACATTGAACGGCAG ATTTATCATTATGTAACGGGACGTTATCCAGCCCATTACGAGCTGCCTATGGCCTGA